GCCGAGGGTGTAGCTGTGGATCGAGACCACCGTGTCGTTGCCGCCCAGCCAGCCGCTCTCGACCACCGTGTCGTTCATGCCGTCGACCAGGTAGAGGTCGTTGCCGCGGCCGCCTTCGAGGCGATCGTTGCCGCCGCCGCCGTCCAGGCGGTCGTTGCCGTCGCCGCCCAGCAGCACGTCGTCGCCGTTGCGGCCGAACAGGCGGTCATGGCCATTGCCGCCGACCAGCGTGTCGTTCTCGCCGTACATGTCGCCGTCGAAGCCGCCCATCAGGAAGTCGTCACCGTTGCCGCCGAGGAGCACGTCGTTGCCGTCGCCGCCGAACAGGGTGTCGTTACCGTCCATGCCCCACAGGGTGTTGTCGTTGGTGTTGCCGTACATCGTGTTGTCGAGCCGGTTGCCGATGCCGTCGAGGGCGGCCGGCCGGTAGTCGACCGAGCCGTCCGGGAACTCGATGCGTTCGGTGGGCTGGCCGTCCAGCCTGAGGGCCTCGACATGCTCGGCGAGCGTGATGCCGGCCAGGCGGGACACCACCGTGTCATTGCCTTCGCCGGCCTTCTCGATGACCTGGTCGCCGGCCGAGTTGACGAAGTACGTGTCGTCGCCGGTGCCGCCTGCCATGCGGTCCTCGCCGCGCGACCAGTTGCCGTTGAGCGAGGACGAGGCGTCGTTGCTGCTGTCCAGCAGGTCGTCGTCCGCGTCGGTTCCGTCCATGATCGCCATTGCTTTCCTCCATGAATGTGGATGCCGGGATGGGGGGTGCCGGTCGCTGGCCGGGCCAGGCGGCGCACGGAAGCATGGGGGAGGAAGCACTCGCTTGCACCCCTCTCAACAAGGGGGCTGGCACAACACCGGATAGGTTGACGCCGGCGGGGCTTCCTGCTTGCTTCGCAGCGCTGCCGCGTGCGCGCCCGGCCGCCCTGCAGATGGCACGGCCCGCACGCCGTGGCCGGGGTGCGGGCCGTCGAGAGGCGGGCGGCCGTGCCGCCCGCGGGGCTCAGCGCGGAACCACCGAGGTGCGCATCACCGGGTAGAGGTTCAGGCGCTCATCCCA
This genomic stretch from Eleftheria terrae harbors:
- a CDS encoding calcium-binding protein, whose protein sequence is MDGTDADDDLLDSSNDASSSLNGNWSRGEDRMAGGTGDDTYFVNSAGDQVIEKAGEGNDTVVSRLAGITLAEHVEALRLDGQPTERIEFPDGSVDYRPAALDGIGNRLDNTMYGNTNDNTLWGMDGNDTLFGGDGNDVLLGGNGDDFLMGGFDGDMYGENDTLVGGNGHDRLFGRNGDDVLLGGDGNDRLDGGGGNDRLEGGRGNDLYLVDGMNDTVVESGWLGGNDTVVSIHSYTLGRNVENLKLSEEHLVAADATGNELDNIITGNQRINKLSGLGGNDTLLANGGSDTLDGGDGDDTLIGQYGRSTLIGGQGQDRFVFTSAGAPDADTIVDFSHADDAFVLLDALDARLPGGVIKGIQGLTFEDGTAEGHALLDRWFFKGDGQTGAAAGQLSGIYVNTVDGQVWYNPTSAEGGDALLLGQVSLAAAATLDASDFLYGA